From the genome of Gryllotalpicola protaetiae:
TCGCGGCCATGGACCAATACCGTCGCCCCGAGCTCCGCGAGGCGGACCGCCGCGGCACGGCCGATCCCCGAGGTCGCTCCGGTGACAAGAGCTGTTCTTCCCGCGAGCCCGGCGTGCGGCCCCTCAAACATCGGTCCTGCCGGTTCGGATCCCGTGAGGTTCGTCATCGCCTGCCTGCTCCTCGTGCAGCTCATTCGCGCGGTTCCCGTGCAGCTTCACGGTCCCGCGTGCCGCAACCGGGGGACATCCCCTGAACGGACTATTCGTTAGCCGACCCCTTGAGGTCGACCCGAAGAGTGCCTAGCTTCCTCGGAGGTGCGGGCCCCTCGACCGGCCGCAGGACGCGGCCGGCGGGTTGAGCCCGTTGCCCGGCCACTTATTGAACAAATCTGTCTAAATATGTGCAAGACTGGCATCCGCGTCCGACGCCGCCTGACGGCGTCGGCAGAGATTGGGGAGCGGCCGTGACCATCGACCGAACAGCTCTGACCGGCCTGACTGCGCTGGTCACCGGGGCCACCTCGGGCATCGGCCGGGCCGCAGCGATTCAGCTGGCCGCGCAGGGCGCTCGGGTGATCGTGCACGGCCGCGACGCGGATCGTGGTGCGCAGGTGCTCGACGACATCGCCGCAGCCGGCGGCACCGGCCGATTCGTCGCGGCGGACCTGTCCCAGACGCTCGAGCTGGTCGATTTCCCCGAGGCGGTCGGCGAGGCGATGGACATCCTGGTCAACAACGCCGGGCGGTCGTGGTTCGGCCCCAGCGACGCATTGGGCACGACCCCGTTCGACGGGCTGTTCGCGACGAACGTGCGCACGGTGTTCTGGCTGACGACGTCATTCGCCAAGGCGATGGCGCGCCGGGGATCGGGGAGCATCGTGAACGTCTCGAGCATGGCCGGGACGATCGGCCTGGCATCCGGGGTCGCCTACGGCGGCACGAAGCAGGCGGTCGTGGGCATGAC
Proteins encoded in this window:
- a CDS encoding SDR family NAD(P)-dependent oxidoreductase is translated as MTIDRTALTGLTALVTGATSGIGRAAAIQLAAQGARVIVHGRDADRGAQVLDDIAAAGGTGRFVAADLSQTLELVDFPEAVGEAMDILVNNAGRSWFGPSDALGTTPFDGLFATNVRTVFWLTTSFAKAMARRGSGSIVNVSSMAGTIGLASGVAYGGTKQAVVGMTRSFAAEFGPQGVRVNAVAPGPVYTSADPARTDALGKTTLLGRAAQPEEIARVIGFVASPAASYITGAVIPVDGGRTAV